One genomic window of Sardina pilchardus chromosome 15, fSarPil1.1, whole genome shotgun sequence includes the following:
- the rnf2 gene encoding E3 ubiquitin-protein ligase RING2 isoform X1: protein MTQTVQTNGVQPLSKTWELSLYELQRTPQEAITDGLEIAVSPRSLHSELMCPICLDMLKNTMTTKECLHRFCADCIITALRSGNKECPTCRKKLVSKRSLRPDPNFDALISKIYPSRDEYEAHQERVLARISKHNNQQALSHSIEEGLKIQAMNRLQRGKKHQVENGSGAEDNGDSSHCSNASVHSNQEAGPSIKRTKTSDDSGLDMDNATENGAGGEMALDGASEIELVFRPHPTLMEKEDTAQTSVEFIPRYIKTSGNATVDHLSKYLAVRLALEDLRKNGEASPINVEAASEKQYTIYIPTANSQFTVLNGSFSLELVSEKYWKVNKPMELYFAPTKEHK from the exons ATGACTCAAACCGTACAGACCAATGGGGTCCAACCCCTCAGCAAGACCTGGGAGCTCAGTCTGTATGAGCTGCAGAGAACCCCACAG GAGGCCATCACAGATGGACTGGAGATCGCCGTGTCCCCACGCAGCCTTCACAGCGAGCTGATGTGCCCCATCTGCCTGGACATGCTGAAGAACACCATGACGACCAAGGAGTGCCTGCACCGCTTCTGTGCGGACTGCATCATCACAGCGCTGCGCTCTGG GAACAAGGAGTGCCCCACTTGCCGGAAGAAGCTCGTGTCCAAGCGCTCCCTGCGGCCGGACCCCAACTTCGACGCACTGATCAGCAAGATCTACCCCAGCAGAGACGAGTACGAGGCGCATCAGGAGCGCGTGCTGGCCCGCATCAGCAAGCACAACAACCAGCAGGCGCTCAGCCACAGCATCGAGGAGGGACTCAAGATCCAGGCCATGAACAG GCTCCAGCGGGGGAAGAAGCACCAGGTGGAGAACGGCAGCGGTGCGGAGGACAACGGCGACAGCTCTCACTGCAGCAACGCCTCGGTCCACAGCAACCAGGAAGCCGGGCCCAGCATCAAGCGCACCAAGACGTCCGACGACTCCGGCCTGGACATGGACAACGCCACGGAGAACGGCGCCGGCGGAGAGATGGCGCTGGACGGGGCCAGCGAGATCGAGCTGGTGTTCCGCCCGCACCCCACGCTCATGGAGAAGGAGGACACCGCACAGACCAG TGTGGAATTCATCCCCAGGTACATCAAGACCTCAGGAAACGCCACGGTGGACCACCTGTCCAAGTACCTGGCCGTGCGCCTGGCCCTGGAGGACCTGCGTAAGAACGGCGAGGCCAGTCCCATCAACGTGGAGGCCGCCAGCGAGAAACAGTACACTATCTACATCCCCACAGCCAACAGCCAGTTCACA GTCCTGAATGGCTCCTTCTCTCTGGAGCTGGTGAGCGAGAAGTACTGGAAGGTTAACAAACCCATGGAGCTCTACTTCGCTCCGACAAAGGAGCACAAATAA
- the rnf2 gene encoding E3 ubiquitin-protein ligase RING2 isoform X2: MTQTVQTNGVQPLSKTWELSLYELQRTPQAITDGLEIAVSPRSLHSELMCPICLDMLKNTMTTKECLHRFCADCIITALRSGNKECPTCRKKLVSKRSLRPDPNFDALISKIYPSRDEYEAHQERVLARISKHNNQQALSHSIEEGLKIQAMNRLQRGKKHQVENGSGAEDNGDSSHCSNASVHSNQEAGPSIKRTKTSDDSGLDMDNATENGAGGEMALDGASEIELVFRPHPTLMEKEDTAQTSVEFIPRYIKTSGNATVDHLSKYLAVRLALEDLRKNGEASPINVEAASEKQYTIYIPTANSQFTVLNGSFSLELVSEKYWKVNKPMELYFAPTKEHK; the protein is encoded by the exons ATGACTCAAACCGTACAGACCAATGGGGTCCAACCCCTCAGCAAGACCTGGGAGCTCAGTCTGTATGAGCTGCAGAGAACCCCACAG GCCATCACAGATGGACTGGAGATCGCCGTGTCCCCACGCAGCCTTCACAGCGAGCTGATGTGCCCCATCTGCCTGGACATGCTGAAGAACACCATGACGACCAAGGAGTGCCTGCACCGCTTCTGTGCGGACTGCATCATCACAGCGCTGCGCTCTGG GAACAAGGAGTGCCCCACTTGCCGGAAGAAGCTCGTGTCCAAGCGCTCCCTGCGGCCGGACCCCAACTTCGACGCACTGATCAGCAAGATCTACCCCAGCAGAGACGAGTACGAGGCGCATCAGGAGCGCGTGCTGGCCCGCATCAGCAAGCACAACAACCAGCAGGCGCTCAGCCACAGCATCGAGGAGGGACTCAAGATCCAGGCCATGAACAG GCTCCAGCGGGGGAAGAAGCACCAGGTGGAGAACGGCAGCGGTGCGGAGGACAACGGCGACAGCTCTCACTGCAGCAACGCCTCGGTCCACAGCAACCAGGAAGCCGGGCCCAGCATCAAGCGCACCAAGACGTCCGACGACTCCGGCCTGGACATGGACAACGCCACGGAGAACGGCGCCGGCGGAGAGATGGCGCTGGACGGGGCCAGCGAGATCGAGCTGGTGTTCCGCCCGCACCCCACGCTCATGGAGAAGGAGGACACCGCACAGACCAG TGTGGAATTCATCCCCAGGTACATCAAGACCTCAGGAAACGCCACGGTGGACCACCTGTCCAAGTACCTGGCCGTGCGCCTGGCCCTGGAGGACCTGCGTAAGAACGGCGAGGCCAGTCCCATCAACGTGGAGGCCGCCAGCGAGAAACAGTACACTATCTACATCCCCACAGCCAACAGCCAGTTCACA GTCCTGAATGGCTCCTTCTCTCTGGAGCTGGTGAGCGAGAAGTACTGGAAGGTTAACAAACCCATGGAGCTCTACTTCGCTCCGACAAAGGAGCACAAATAA
- the LOC134101893 gene encoding protein Niban 1-like isoform X2: protein MGGSASSQLDETTSNYVKEHTETELKGFGPHFRRQYCLALYSQLQEELEQQHTSPALLLKQREEAGACGVLYEGSVSQCEDAKKWKDRWATLRDHSLELHDNQEMCKRGTPARQKLNLVGGTVVTSKEKYEAFVYKAVPDLNNGQEDSPPELVPSTEFPVYLRLPYRRDVYLCCHDDGQRRNFLCTLSHSIRHQNHDPLHKPTCEMQAFLAAIHFHRQEKGHYESWDMLVGNDTQVLTHLVMEGLIPYLQKELIPQLKGKRAEKRRAWLSLVEAAHTQVLAQVQEALGSLKEECGAAAQQQGALLRSNMDQISSSRTFLETKLKATVLERAQSVCTEHVTPYLSSVLEELLGPVNGGFLAVRQLCDEQLERLCKDVRQGWTFQQVQQALQQASKTELEESFRSLDALHEKLQELQQRFSFSNTTKLVQGAQKHMQQLMDNAMYTFESLLQSTVKDNPAQLGSVMEKAKMRVLKQYDYDSSTVRKQFFQEALMDITVPVLRRHLSPSCRPELEKFEQYIFADCTDFINVENVYEDILKKTLTPEVNKVVKEAASQKKHNLFVDSSDLQAISQGSLSGSRTPPPPLSTPASPPKQAGATRFQFQQAELKPSPLASSDGASEGQKKEVAEEPQDQQEKPVEEVKKEEEPLKQQEEQVEVKKMEEQQPKEEEKPLKQQNDKVEEVKKEEEQPPKEEEEPMKHQKEQAEEVKKEVQQPKEVEEPLKQQEEQAEEVKKEQQQPPKDEGEPLKQQEEQAKEQGIVTQVALPPPELKEEVSPGPLSSPEALSFLEEPEPVPTDSSTVRTDRAIYLNPPAGVPAGSAVPLAEDDDDSTPPVPTQVAGPEASSTPPGGSSEEMTTTATMAAVVNAVLSAQAEV from the exons ATGGGTGGATCGGCTTCCAGTCAACTGGATGAGACTACATCCAACTACGTAAAAG agcatacagagacagagctgaAGGGTTTCGGTCCTCACTTCAGACGGCAGTACTGTCTGGCCCTGTACTCACAACTGCAGGAGGAGTTGGAGCAGCAACACACCAGCCCAGCACTACTTCTCAAACAGAGG GAGGAAGCAGGTGCGTGTGGGGTGCTCTACGAGGGGAGCGTCTCACAGTGTGAGGATGCCAAGAAGTGGAAGGACAGATGGGCCACCCTACGAGACCACAGCCTGGAGCTCCATGACAACCAGGAG ATGTGTAAGAGAGGGACTCCTGCGCGTCAGAAGCTGAACCTGGTTGGAGGAACTGTGGTCACCTCGAAGGAGAAGTATGAGGCCTTCGTGTATAAGGCCGTTCCTGATCTGAACA ATGGACAAGAGGATTCTCCCCCAGAGCTGGTTCCCTCCACTGAATTTCCGGTGTATCTGAGGTTACCATACCGACGTGATGTTTACCTCTGCTGCCATGACGACGGACAGCGGCGCAACTTCCTTTGCACGCTCAGTCACAGCATCCGTCATCAGAATCATG ACCCTCTGCACAAACCCACGTGTGAGATGCAGGCCTTCCTGGCCGCCATTCACTTCCACAGACAGGAGAAAGGCCACTATGAATCATGGGACATGCTTGTTGGGAACGACACACAG GTCCTCACACATCTGGTCATGGAGGGGCTTATTCCCTACCTGCAGAAAGAGCTGATTCCACAGCTGAAGGGGAAGagggcagagaagaggagagcctGGTTGTCT TTGGTGGAGGCTGCCCACACGCAGGTGCTGGCTCAGGTGCAGGAGGCACTGGGGAGCTTGAAAGAGGAGTGCGGTGCAGCAGCCCAACAGCAGGGGGCGCTGCTGCGCTCCAACATGGACCAGATCAGCTCCTCACGCACCTTCCTGGAGACCAAACTGAAAG CCACGGTGTTGGAGCGAGCCCAGAGTGTGTGTACGGAACACGTCACTCCATACCTGAGCTCGGTGTTGGAGGAGCTGCTTGGGCCAGTCAATGGCGGCTTCCTGGCCGTAAGACAGCTGTGTGATGAACAGCTGGAGCGACTCTGCAAGGATGTGCGCCAGGGTTGGACCTTCCAGCAGGTCCAGCAG GCCCTCCAGCAGGCCAGTAAAacagagctggaggagagctTCCGCAGTCTCGACGCTCTCCATGAGAAGCTTCAGGAGCTCCAGCAACGCTTCAGCTTCTCCAACACCACCAAGCTGGTGCAAGGCGCCCAGAAACACATGCAGCAG CTGATGGACAATGCAATGTACACATTTGAGTCTCTGCTGCAGTCTACTGTGAAAGACAACCCTGCGCAACTGGGGTCTGTTATGGAGAAGGCCAAAATGAGGGTCCTCAAG CAATATGACTACGACAGCAGTACAGTGCGGAAGCAGTTCTTCCAGGAGGCGCTGATGGACATCACAGTCCCCGTGCTGAGGAGACACCTGAGCCCCTCGTGCAGACCG GAGTTGGAGAAGTTTGAACAGTACATATTTGCAGATTGCACTGACTTCATAAATGTGGAGAATGTCTATGAGGACATTCTGAAGAAGACTCTCACCCCTGAAGTGAATAAAG TGGTGAAGGAGGCAGCCAGTCAGAAGAAGCACAACCTGTTTGTGGACAGCTCCGACCTGCAGGCCATCAGCCAGGGCAGTCTGAGCGGCAGCcggactcctcctcctcctctctcgacGCCAGCCAGCCCTCCCAAGCAGGCGGGCGCTACCCGCTTCCAGTTCCAGCAGGCCGAGTTGAAGCCCTCCCCCCTGGCCAGCAGCGATGGGGCGTCCGAAGGGCAGAAGAAGGAGGTTGCAGAGGAGCCACAGGACCAGCAGGAGAAGCCGGTAGAAGAagtgaagaaggaggaggagcccCTGAAACAACAGGAGGAGCAGGTAGAAGTGAAGAAGATGGAAGAGCAGCAGcccaaagaagaagagaagccGCTGAAACAACAGAACGACAAGGtagaggaagtgaagaaggaggaggagcagcctcccaaagaagaagaggagccgATGAAACATCAGAAGGAGCAGGCAGAAGAAGTGAAGAAGGAGGTGCAGCAACCCAAAGAGGTAGAGGAGCCGCTAAAACAACAAGAGGAGCAGGCAGAAGAGGTGAagaaggagcagcagcagccacccaAAGATGAAGGAGAGCCGCTGAAACAACAGGAGGAGCAGGCCAAGGAGCAGGGCATTGTGACCCAAGTTGCTTTGCCTCCTCCTGAGCTTAAGGAGGAGGTGTCTCCTGGGCCACTGTCCAGTCCTGAAGCTCTGTCATTTTTGGAGGAGCCTGAACCGGTGCCCACAGACTCTTCTACAGTCCGCACAGACAGAGCTATCTATCTCAACCCCCCCGCGGGGGTCCCAGCCGGCAGCGCAGTGCCTCTCGCTGAAGACGACGACGACTCGACCCCCCCTGTTCCGACCCAGGTAGCTGGGCCTGAGGCCTCCAGcacaccaccagggggcagcagCGAGGAGATGACAACTACAGCAACAATGGCGGCAGTGGTGAATGCTGTTCTGTCGGCGCAAGCTGAAG TCTAA
- the LOC134101893 gene encoding protein Niban 1-like isoform X1, producing the protein MGGSASSQLDETTSNYVKEHTETELKGFGPHFRRQYCLALYSQLQEELEQQHTSPALLLKQREEAGACGVLYEGSVSQCEDAKKWKDRWATLRDHSLELHDNQEMCKRGTPARQKLNLVGGTVVTSKEKYEAFVYKAVPDLNNGQEDSPPELVPSTEFPVYLRLPYRRDVYLCCHDDGQRRNFLCTLSHSIRHQNHDPLHKPTCEMQAFLAAIHFHRQEKGHYESWDMLVGNDTQVLTHLVMEGLIPYLQKELIPQLKGKRAEKRRAWLSLVEAAHTQVLAQVQEALGSLKEECGAAAQQQGALLRSNMDQISSSRTFLETKLKATVLERAQSVCTEHVTPYLSSVLEELLGPVNGGFLAVRQLCDEQLERLCKDVRQGWTFQQVQQALQQASKTELEESFRSLDALHEKLQELQQRFSFSNTTKLVQGAQKHMQQLMDNAMYTFESLLQSTVKDNPAQLGSVMEKAKMRVLKQYDYDSSTVRKQFFQEALMDITVPVLRRHLSPSCRPELEKFEQYIFADCTDFINVENVYEDILKKTLTPEVNKVVKEAASQKKHNLFVDSSDLQAISQGSLSGSRTPPPPLSTPASPPKQAGATRFQFQQAELKPSPLASSDGASEGQKKEVAEEPQDQQEKPVEEVKKEEEPLKQQEEQVEVKKMEEQQPKEEEKPLKQQNDKVEEVKKEEEQPPKEEEEPMKHQKEQAEEVKKEVQQPKEVEEPLKQQEEQAEEVKKEQQQPPKDEGEPLKQQEEQAKEQGIVTQVALPPPELKEEVSPGPLSSPEALSFLEEPEPVPTDSSTVRTDRAIYLNPPAGVPAGSAVPLAEDDDDSTPPVPTQVAGPEASSTPPGGSSEEMTTTATMAAVVNAVLSAQAEGEGRVKETEGGGVGGDGGDGGGGGGSPEGPGGQSAEVEPAAEGAKALPSGTRDDDEEEEEPFDCVKAIRDLVVEVIEVEDIIQPCPDGRST; encoded by the exons ATGGGTGGATCGGCTTCCAGTCAACTGGATGAGACTACATCCAACTACGTAAAAG agcatacagagacagagctgaAGGGTTTCGGTCCTCACTTCAGACGGCAGTACTGTCTGGCCCTGTACTCACAACTGCAGGAGGAGTTGGAGCAGCAACACACCAGCCCAGCACTACTTCTCAAACAGAGG GAGGAAGCAGGTGCGTGTGGGGTGCTCTACGAGGGGAGCGTCTCACAGTGTGAGGATGCCAAGAAGTGGAAGGACAGATGGGCCACCCTACGAGACCACAGCCTGGAGCTCCATGACAACCAGGAG ATGTGTAAGAGAGGGACTCCTGCGCGTCAGAAGCTGAACCTGGTTGGAGGAACTGTGGTCACCTCGAAGGAGAAGTATGAGGCCTTCGTGTATAAGGCCGTTCCTGATCTGAACA ATGGACAAGAGGATTCTCCCCCAGAGCTGGTTCCCTCCACTGAATTTCCGGTGTATCTGAGGTTACCATACCGACGTGATGTTTACCTCTGCTGCCATGACGACGGACAGCGGCGCAACTTCCTTTGCACGCTCAGTCACAGCATCCGTCATCAGAATCATG ACCCTCTGCACAAACCCACGTGTGAGATGCAGGCCTTCCTGGCCGCCATTCACTTCCACAGACAGGAGAAAGGCCACTATGAATCATGGGACATGCTTGTTGGGAACGACACACAG GTCCTCACACATCTGGTCATGGAGGGGCTTATTCCCTACCTGCAGAAAGAGCTGATTCCACAGCTGAAGGGGAAGagggcagagaagaggagagcctGGTTGTCT TTGGTGGAGGCTGCCCACACGCAGGTGCTGGCTCAGGTGCAGGAGGCACTGGGGAGCTTGAAAGAGGAGTGCGGTGCAGCAGCCCAACAGCAGGGGGCGCTGCTGCGCTCCAACATGGACCAGATCAGCTCCTCACGCACCTTCCTGGAGACCAAACTGAAAG CCACGGTGTTGGAGCGAGCCCAGAGTGTGTGTACGGAACACGTCACTCCATACCTGAGCTCGGTGTTGGAGGAGCTGCTTGGGCCAGTCAATGGCGGCTTCCTGGCCGTAAGACAGCTGTGTGATGAACAGCTGGAGCGACTCTGCAAGGATGTGCGCCAGGGTTGGACCTTCCAGCAGGTCCAGCAG GCCCTCCAGCAGGCCAGTAAAacagagctggaggagagctTCCGCAGTCTCGACGCTCTCCATGAGAAGCTTCAGGAGCTCCAGCAACGCTTCAGCTTCTCCAACACCACCAAGCTGGTGCAAGGCGCCCAGAAACACATGCAGCAG CTGATGGACAATGCAATGTACACATTTGAGTCTCTGCTGCAGTCTACTGTGAAAGACAACCCTGCGCAACTGGGGTCTGTTATGGAGAAGGCCAAAATGAGGGTCCTCAAG CAATATGACTACGACAGCAGTACAGTGCGGAAGCAGTTCTTCCAGGAGGCGCTGATGGACATCACAGTCCCCGTGCTGAGGAGACACCTGAGCCCCTCGTGCAGACCG GAGTTGGAGAAGTTTGAACAGTACATATTTGCAGATTGCACTGACTTCATAAATGTGGAGAATGTCTATGAGGACATTCTGAAGAAGACTCTCACCCCTGAAGTGAATAAAG TGGTGAAGGAGGCAGCCAGTCAGAAGAAGCACAACCTGTTTGTGGACAGCTCCGACCTGCAGGCCATCAGCCAGGGCAGTCTGAGCGGCAGCcggactcctcctcctcctctctcgacGCCAGCCAGCCCTCCCAAGCAGGCGGGCGCTACCCGCTTCCAGTTCCAGCAGGCCGAGTTGAAGCCCTCCCCCCTGGCCAGCAGCGATGGGGCGTCCGAAGGGCAGAAGAAGGAGGTTGCAGAGGAGCCACAGGACCAGCAGGAGAAGCCGGTAGAAGAagtgaagaaggaggaggagcccCTGAAACAACAGGAGGAGCAGGTAGAAGTGAAGAAGATGGAAGAGCAGCAGcccaaagaagaagagaagccGCTGAAACAACAGAACGACAAGGtagaggaagtgaagaaggaggaggagcagcctcccaaagaagaagaggagccgATGAAACATCAGAAGGAGCAGGCAGAAGAAGTGAAGAAGGAGGTGCAGCAACCCAAAGAGGTAGAGGAGCCGCTAAAACAACAAGAGGAGCAGGCAGAAGAGGTGAagaaggagcagcagcagccacccaAAGATGAAGGAGAGCCGCTGAAACAACAGGAGGAGCAGGCCAAGGAGCAGGGCATTGTGACCCAAGTTGCTTTGCCTCCTCCTGAGCTTAAGGAGGAGGTGTCTCCTGGGCCACTGTCCAGTCCTGAAGCTCTGTCATTTTTGGAGGAGCCTGAACCGGTGCCCACAGACTCTTCTACAGTCCGCACAGACAGAGCTATCTATCTCAACCCCCCCGCGGGGGTCCCAGCCGGCAGCGCAGTGCCTCTCGCTGAAGACGACGACGACTCGACCCCCCCTGTTCCGACCCAGGTAGCTGGGCCTGAGGCCTCCAGcacaccaccagggggcagcagCGAGGAGATGACAACTACAGCAACAATGGCGGCAGTGGTGAATGCTGTTCTGTCGGCGCAAGCTGAAGGTGAGGGGCGTGTAAAGGAGACagaaggtggtggtgttggtggtgatggtggtgatggtggaggtggtggtgggagtcCAGAGGGACCTGGCGGTCAGTCAGCTGAAGTGGAGCCAGCAGCAGAGGGCGCCAAAGCACTTCCATCAGGGACgcgtgatgatgatgaggaggaggaggagccttTTGACTGTGTGAAAGCCATACGTGATCTGGTGGTAGAGGTCATCGAGGTGGAGGACATCATCCAGCCCTGTCCTGATGGCAGGTCTACCTAG